The proteins below are encoded in one region of Apium graveolens cultivar Ventura chromosome 4, ASM990537v1, whole genome shotgun sequence:
- the LOC141716748 gene encoding protein LYK2, which yields MFSNLKLRALLLCSIFFLAFALEKNFLNCDTNSTYASGYQCHGNDAQNQCETYAILHTNAYYSSISNLSFYMGINRSVLAEVNDLSANIEFLPKEHPLLIPLDCKCKGGIFSAEFTHTTVKGESFFSISEALEGLTACKAMKEKNPSINPWDLGEKHTLFIPLRCACPLNVIGQNTNLVSYPVIRGDTVSSLATKFNISEEAIISANNRSGQNFTKLQILEPVSTLLLPLHGKPALGSLAEPRHPTLGSPAKTNPCINQHKRKSSKMWKVGAYIAVSGAVFVAFIAVSAAFFMMQWRKKQQVLAKDGDVELQQLSLSVRTISEKKVSFEGSQDTIDGQVIEPTAHKMMIDTYTLEEMKKATTDFSSSNLIEGSVFHGRLNGKNLAIKCTKTENVSKIEFGLFHDAVHRHPNIIRLFGTCETEGPDSFIVSEYARNGSLKDWLHGGLAMKSQFISSCYCFLTWNQRLRICLDVATALQYMHQIMNPCYLHRNIKTRNIFIDEEFNAKVGNFGMAECAENDTCDQNQVSCSSHSVSWNKGYLAPELLHQCAPSPSTDIFAYGVVLLEILSGQPPVTRGTEKGEGTTLLSQRINLILQSENAEELRGWMDNVLDENYSFDQAVTLANLARACVDQDPSLRPNAGEIVEKLSRLVEELPSGENFTTCESSCKPLVKASGSNM from the coding sequence ATGTTCAGTAACCTGAAACTAAGAGCTTTACTACTCTGCTCCATCTTTTTTCTTGCCTTTGCACTTGAAAAGAACTTCTTAAATTGTGATACAAATTCAACATATGCTTCTGGCTACCAATGCCATGGAAATGATGCACAAAATCAGTGTGAAACATACGCTATTCTCCATACAAATGCATATTATTCATCCATTTCCAATCTCAGCTTTTACATGGGGATTAACCGGTCAGTTCTAGCGGAAGTGAATGACTTGTCTGCTAACATAGAGTTTCTTCCAAAAGAACATCCTTTATTGATCCCACTTGATTGTAAATGCAAAGGCGGCATCTTTAGTGCAGAATTCACACACACTACTGTTAAAGGTGAAAGTTTTTTTAGTATATCAGAGGCGCTGGAAGGCCTGACAGCTTGTAAAGCCATGAAGGAGAAGAATCCAAGTATAAATCCATGGGATTTAGGAGAAAAACACACACTGTTTATTCCGTTAAGATGTGCATGTCCATTAAATGTAATCGGACAAAACACAAATCTAGTGTCTTATCCTGTAATTAGGGGCGATACAGTTTCAAGTTTAGCCACTAAATTTAATATTTCAGAAGAGGCTATTATTTCAGCTAATAATAGATCAGGACAAAATTTTACCAAGCTGCAAATTTTAGAGCCTGTGTCAACTCTTTTGCTTCCATTACATGGAAAGCCTGCACTTGGTTCACTAGCAGAACCAAGACATCCAACTTTGGGTTCTCCAGCAAAAACCAATCCTTGCATAAATCAACACAAGAGAAAGTCATCGAAAATGTGGAAGGTTGGAGCTTACATTGCTGTTAGTGGAGCTGTATTTGTAGCATTTATTGCAGTTTCCGCAGCATTCTTTATGATGCAATGGAGAAAGAAGCAGCAAGTTTTAGCAAAGGACGGAGATGTGGAGCTGCAGCAGCTGAGTCTAAGTGTCCGGACAATCAGCGAAAAAAAGGTCTCTTTCGAAGGGTCCCAAGATACAATTGATGGCCAGGTGATTGAACCAACAGCACATAAGATGATGATTGACACATACACACTCGAGGAGATGAAGAAAGCCACCACGGATTTCAGTTCAAGTAATCTTATTGAGGGTTCTGTATTTCATGGTCGTTTAAATGGCAAGAACTTGGCAATAAAGTGCACAAAGACGGAGAATGTTTCAAAGATTGAATTCGGGCTTTTTCATGATGCAGTTCATCGTCATCCTAACATAATAAGGCTTTTTGGTACATGCGAAACCGAAGGCCCAGATTCTTTTATAGTCTCTGAGTATGCTAGAAATGGTTCTTTAAAAGACTGGCTTCATGGTGGTTTAGCTATGAAGAGCCAGTTCATTTCATCCTGCTATTGTTTCTTGACATGGAATCAAAGACTAAGGATCTGCCTAGACGTGGCCACAGCTTTACAGTACATGCACCAAATAATGAATCCTTGCTACCTTCACAGAAATATAAAGACTAGAAACATCTTTATTGATGAAGAGTTCAATGCGAAGGTTGGGAATTTTGGGATGGCTGAATGTGCTGAAAATGACACATGTGATCAAAATCAAGTATCTTGCTCAAGCCATTCTGTGTCATGGAATAAAGGATACTTGGCACCTGAGCTCCTTCACCAGTGTGCACCTTCTCCGAGCACTGACATATTTGCATATGGGGTGGTTTTGCTTGAGATTTTATCGGGCCAACCACCTGTCACCAGGGGAACTGAGAAAGGAGAGGGGACTACTCTGCTGTCACAGAGAATCAACTTGATTCTACAGTCAGAGAATGCAGAGGAGTTGAGGGGGTGGATGGACAATGTGCTGGATGAGAATTACTCATTTGATCAAGCTGTCACATTAGCCAACCTTGCAAGGGCTTGCGTCGACCAAGACCCATCTTTAAGACCCAACGCTGGAGAAATTGTAGAGAAGCTATCTAGATTGGTTGAAGAATTACCATCAGGAGAGAATTTCACAACCTGTGAAAGTTCTTGCAAACCTCTTGTAAAGGCCTCTGGTAGTAATATGTGA
- the LOC141718011 gene encoding uncharacterized protein LOC141718011, protein MNRLNFLWNVSKNFFTCGIIGLTVLDRYISIVPIRGGSMSPTFNPHCSTSAKTYSADRVLVEKLCLDKYKFALGDVVVFCAPSNHKEKCVKRITALPGDWVSSPYSYDAVKIPDGHCWVEGDNTASSLDSKSIGPVPLGLIKGRATHIIWPPQRIGKVEQTIPNGRFDF, encoded by the exons ATGAATAGACTGAATTTTCTCTGGAATGTCTCAAAAAATTTCTTCACATGTGGGATTATAGGCCTTACTGTATTAGATCGTTATATCAGTATTGTCCCTATTCGAGGTGGTTCTATGTCTCCAACATTTAATCCCCATTGTAGCACTTCTGCGAAAACATATTCAG CTGACCGTGTATTGGTGGAGAAATTGTGCCTGGATAAGTACAAGTTCGCACTTGGTGATGTTGTAGTTTTCTG CGCCCCCAGTAATCACAAGGAGAAATGTGTGAAAAGAATCACTGCATTGCCAGGTGACTGGGTCAGTTCACCTTACTCCTATGATGCTGTGAAGATTCCAGATGGGCATTGTTGGGTTGAAGGAGATAATACGGCTTCTAGTTTAGATTCAAAATCCATTGGTCCG GTCCCTTTAGGTTTAATAAAGGGAAGGGCCACCCACATTATCTGGCCGCCACAAAGAATCGGTAAAGTTGAGCAAACAATTCCCAATGGTAGATTTGACTTCTAA